The Aureimonas mangrovi genome includes a region encoding these proteins:
- a CDS encoding TrmH family RNA methyltransferase — MTERASHTPKDSHYARLRRAHRERTQSGPDTAPGEADDGLVRLYGLHTVKAALENPRRRTTRLLATRNAFNRLEFDEGSLPCPVEIVEPRALDRILGGEAVHQGITLEADPLPARRLADLGACDLLLVLDQVTDPHNVGAILRSATAFGAGGVVTTSRHSPDESGVLAKAASGALEHVPYVQITNLANGLGELTAAGYQTIGLDSDGPQELEPTFSAKRIALVLGSEGKGLRQKTRETVSALARLEMPGAIRSLNVSNAAAVALYAARRHIG; from the coding sequence ATGACAGAGAGAGCTTCCCACACGCCGAAAGACTCCCATTATGCGCGTCTGCGCCGCGCGCACCGCGAGAGGACGCAGAGCGGCCCTGACACGGCACCCGGCGAGGCCGATGACGGCCTCGTGCGTCTCTACGGCTTGCACACGGTAAAGGCTGCGCTGGAGAACCCGAGGCGTCGCACGACGCGGCTTCTGGCGACGCGCAACGCCTTCAACCGGCTGGAGTTCGACGAGGGTTCGTTGCCCTGTCCGGTGGAGATCGTGGAGCCGCGCGCGCTCGACCGGATCCTCGGCGGTGAGGCCGTCCATCAGGGCATCACGCTGGAAGCCGATCCGCTGCCGGCGCGCCGGCTCGCGGATCTCGGCGCCTGCGACCTCCTGCTCGTCCTCGACCAGGTGACGGACCCGCATAATGTCGGCGCGATCCTTCGCTCGGCCACCGCCTTCGGCGCCGGCGGCGTGGTGACGACCTCGCGCCATTCGCCGGACGAGTCGGGCGTCCTCGCCAAGGCCGCCTCGGGGGCGCTCGAGCACGTGCCTTACGTGCAGATCACGAACCTGGCGAACGGGCTGGGCGAGCTTACTGCGGCCGGTTACCAGACGATCGGCCTCGATTCGGACGGGCCACAGGAGCTTGAGCCGACCTTCTCGGCCAAGCGCATCGCGCTCGTGCTCGGTTCGGAGGGCAAGGGCCTTCGCCAGAAGACGCGCGAGACCGTCTCGGCTCTGGCCCGCCTCGAAATGCCGGGCGCGATCCGCTCGCTCAACGTCTCGAACGCGGCCGCCGTCGCGCTTTACGCCGCGCGCCGCCACATCGGCTGA
- a CDS encoding ABC transporter ATP-binding protein yields MTANNASLRLEKVERHYVQGENRLTVLHKADFEMAPGEMVALVAPSGAGKSTLLHIAGLLERPDDGEVYIDTKPCGRFDDAQRTQMRRASIGFVYQFHHLLPEFSALENVMLPQMIRGLSHSVAAKRAAELLDYMRIGKRAEHRPAELSGGEQQRVAIARAVANSPHVLLADEPTGNLDPTTSAYVFDALTALVRQSGVAALVATHNHDLARRMDRTVTLEGGKIVDYRFD; encoded by the coding sequence ATGACCGCCAACAACGCCTCCCTTCGCCTCGAAAAGGTCGAGCGGCACTACGTACAGGGCGAGAACCGTCTGACGGTGCTGCACAAAGCCGATTTCGAGATGGCACCGGGCGAGATGGTGGCGCTCGTCGCCCCATCCGGCGCCGGCAAGTCAACGCTCCTCCACATCGCCGGGCTGCTTGAGCGCCCGGACGATGGCGAAGTGTATATCGACACCAAGCCCTGCGGGCGCTTCGACGACGCGCAGCGCACGCAGATGCGGCGCGCCTCGATCGGCTTCGTCTACCAGTTCCACCACCTCCTGCCGGAGTTCTCCGCGCTGGAGAATGTCATGCTGCCGCAGATGATCCGCGGCCTCTCGCATTCGGTTGCGGCGAAGCGGGCAGCCGAGCTTCTGGACTACATGCGAATCGGCAAGCGCGCCGAGCATCGCCCGGCCGAACTTTCGGGCGGCGAGCAGCAGCGCGTGGCCATTGCGAGAGCGGTCGCGAACTCGCCGCATGTGCTTCTGGCGGACGAGCCGACCGGCAATCTCGACCCGACGACTTCGGCCTACGTCTTCGACGCGCTCACGGCGCTGGTGCGCCAGTCGGGCGTGGCGGCGCTGGTCGCCACGCACAACCACGACCTCGCGCGGCGAATGGACCGCACGGTCACGCTCGAGGGCGGCAAGATCGTCGACTATCGTTTCGACTGA
- a CDS encoding lipoprotein-releasing ABC transporter permease subunit: MSVAAGESVDATAPAGGGARPFSRFEWMIAGRYLRSRRRDAGVSVIAGFSFVGIMLGVAALIIVMSVMNGFRGELLTRILGVNGHVVMQPIDTPFTDFDEIAARVSAVPGVSFTMPLVQGQVLATGNGPASTGALVKGVRGADLEQLTPISSNIALGSLDGFDEGQGVAIGSRLAQALSLSLGDTITLISPDGDVTPFGTSPRQKGYEVTAVFEIGLSEYDAAYVYMPFPEAQLFFNSEGQAQSIEIFVNDPDAVQSLQMPIETAAQRPNYTVTWQRANESFFSALQVERNVMFIILTLIILVAALNIISGLFMLVKDKGRDIAILRTMGATKGAVMRVFFITGTSIGVAGTLAGFVLGVAFCLNIENLRQFFSWLLGTTIFDPQFYFLSRLPAEIDPSEVALVVAMAMGLSFIATLFPSWKASKLDPVEALRYE, from the coding sequence ATGAGCGTGGCCGCTGGCGAGAGCGTCGATGCGACGGCGCCGGCTGGCGGCGGCGCGCGCCCCTTCTCGCGCTTCGAATGGATGATCGCGGGGCGTTATCTGCGCTCGCGTCGGCGTGATGCCGGCGTCTCGGTCATCGCCGGCTTCTCCTTCGTCGGCATCATGCTGGGCGTGGCCGCCCTCATCATCGTCATGTCGGTGATGAACGGCTTCCGCGGCGAGCTCCTGACGCGCATCCTAGGCGTCAACGGCCATGTCGTCATGCAGCCGATCGACACGCCCTTCACCGATTTCGACGAGATCGCGGCGCGCGTTTCGGCCGTACCCGGCGTCTCCTTCACCATGCCGCTCGTGCAGGGGCAGGTGCTGGCGACCGGCAACGGCCCGGCCAGCACCGGCGCGCTGGTCAAGGGCGTCCGCGGCGCGGACCTTGAGCAACTGACGCCGATCTCTTCCAACATCGCGCTCGGCTCGTTGGACGGATTCGACGAGGGGCAGGGGGTCGCGATCGGTAGCCGCCTCGCCCAGGCGCTCTCTCTGTCGCTCGGCGATACCATCACTCTCATCTCCCCGGACGGAGACGTCACGCCCTTCGGCACTTCGCCACGCCAGAAAGGCTACGAGGTGACGGCGGTCTTCGAGATTGGTCTTTCCGAGTACGACGCGGCCTATGTCTATATGCCTTTTCCAGAGGCACAGCTCTTCTTCAATTCGGAGGGGCAGGCGCAATCCATCGAGATCTTCGTCAACGATCCCGATGCGGTGCAGAGCCTGCAGATGCCGATCGAGACGGCGGCGCAGCGCCCGAACTACACGGTGACCTGGCAGCGCGCCAACGAGAGCTTCTTTTCGGCGCTTCAGGTCGAGCGCAACGTCATGTTCATCATCCTGACGCTGATCATCCTCGTCGCGGCGCTGAACATCATTTCGGGTCTCTTCATGCTGGTGAAGGATAAGGGGCGCGACATCGCGATCCTGCGCACGATGGGGGCGACGAAGGGTGCGGTGATGCGCGTCTTCTTCATCACCGGCACCTCGATCGGCGTCGCGGGAACGCTTGCGGGCTTCGTTCTCGGCGTCGCCTTTTGCCTGAACATCGAGAATCTGCGCCAGTTCTTCTCCTGGCTTCTCGGCACCACGATCTTCGATCCGCAATTCTACTTCCTCTCGCGCCTCCCGGCCGAGATCGATCCCTCGGAGGTGGCTTTGGTCGTTGCCATGGCGATGGGCCTCTCCTTCATCGCGACGCTCTTCCCCTCCTGGAAGGCGTCCAAGCTCGATCCGGTTGAGGCGCTGCGTTACGAATGA
- the proS gene encoding proline--tRNA ligase codes for MQLSRYFLPILKETPKEAEIVSHRLMLRAGMIRQQAAGSYTWLPLGKRVLDKVSRIIREEQDRSGAIEILMPTIQSADLWRESGRYDDYGKEMLRIEDRHGRDMLFGPTNEEMVTDIFRSSVKTYKDLPLNLYHIQWKFRDEVRPRFGVMRSREFLMKDAYSFDLDYESARVSYDRMFVAYLRTFERLGLKAIPMRADTGPIGGELSHEFIILASTGESEVFCHRDYLEMATPAAGVDFQNAEELAAIVKTWTTPYAATEEMHDEAAWAALPEGEKLAARGIEVGHIFHFGTKYSEPMGATVTGPDGKDVPVHMGSYGIGPSRLIAAIIEASHDENGIIWPESVAPFDIGVVNMRPGDAECDRVCADIEAAYEAAGRSVLVDDSDQRAGSKFATMDLIGLPWQVIVGPRGVANGEVEVKHRASGERSVKPLAELLAAAGGPAA; via the coding sequence ATGCAGCTTTCGCGCTATTTCCTGCCCATCCTGAAGGAAACCCCGAAGGAGGCGGAGATCGTTTCCCACCGCCTGATGCTGCGGGCGGGGATGATCCGGCAGCAGGCGGCGGGCAGCTACACGTGGCTGCCGCTCGGCAAGCGCGTGCTCGACAAGGTGAGCCGCATCATCCGTGAGGAGCAGGACCGTTCCGGCGCCATCGAGATCCTGATGCCGACGATCCAGTCCGCTGATCTGTGGCGCGAGAGCGGGCGCTACGACGATTACGGCAAGGAGATGCTGCGCATCGAGGACCGGCACGGGCGCGACATGCTGTTCGGCCCGACCAACGAGGAGATGGTCACGGACATCTTCCGGTCGTCGGTGAAGACCTACAAGGACCTGCCGCTCAACCTTTACCACATCCAGTGGAAGTTCCGGGACGAGGTGCGCCCGCGCTTCGGCGTCATGCGCTCGCGCGAGTTCCTGATGAAGGACGCCTATTCGTTCGATCTCGACTACGAATCGGCGCGGGTCTCCTACGACCGCATGTTCGTGGCCTATCTGCGCACCTTCGAGCGGCTCGGCCTGAAGGCAATCCCGATGCGCGCCGATACAGGCCCGATCGGTGGCGAGCTTTCGCACGAATTCATCATCCTCGCCTCCACCGGCGAGAGCGAGGTATTCTGCCACCGTGACTATCTGGAGATGGCGACCCCGGCGGCGGGCGTCGACTTCCAGAATGCCGAGGAACTGGCAGCGATCGTCAAGACCTGGACGACGCCTTACGCGGCCACCGAGGAGATGCATGACGAGGCGGCCTGGGCTGCGCTGCCCGAGGGCGAGAAGCTCGCCGCGCGAGGCATCGAGGTCGGCCACATCTTCCATTTCGGCACCAAGTATTCCGAGCCGATGGGCGCCACCGTCACCGGGCCGGACGGCAAGGACGTGCCGGTCCACATGGGCTCCTACGGCATCGGCCCCTCGCGCCTGATCGCGGCGATCATCGAGGCGAGCCACGACGAGAACGGCATCATCTGGCCGGAGAGCGTCGCACCCTTCGACATCGGCGTCGTGAACATGCGGCCAGGCGACGCCGAGTGCGATCGCGTCTGCGCCGACATCGAGGCGGCCTACGAAGCCGCCGGGAGGAGCGTTCTCGTCGACGATTCCGACCAGCGCGCCGGCTCCAAATTCGCTACGATGGACCTGATCGGGCTTCCCTGGCAGGTGATCGTCGGCCCGCGCGGCGTCGCGAACGGCGAGGTCGAGGTCAAGCATCGTGCCTCCGGCGAGCGGAGCGTGAAGCCGCTCGCCGAGCTTCTCGCCGCTGCGGGCGGGCCGGCGGCATGA
- a CDS encoding DUF1467 family protein, producing MGIITALAIYFVIWWTVLFVVLPFGVRSQVEDGDVVPGSADGAPTRPHLRLRLLATTALATFVFAVYYVATQVFAIGPDSFPHIIPGT from the coding sequence ATGGGCATCATCACCGCGCTCGCCATCTATTTCGTGATCTGGTGGACGGTGCTTTTCGTCGTCCTGCCCTTCGGCGTGCGGTCCCAGGTCGAGGACGGTGACGTCGTGCCGGGGAGCGCCGACGGTGCGCCGACGCGCCCGCATCTGCGCCTGCGCCTTCTGGCCACCACGGCTCTCGCGACCTTCGTCTTCGCAGTCTACTACGTGGCGACGCAGGTCTTCGCGATCGGGCCGGACAGCTTCCCTCACATCATTCCCGGCACCTGA